In Spinacia oleracea cultivar Varoflay chromosome 5, BTI_SOV_V1, whole genome shotgun sequence, a single window of DNA contains:
- the LOC110776647 gene encoding inactive protein RESTRICTED TEV MOVEMENT 2: MMMANTVERKYEDFDPVSDLLSEKECDTLLLYLPGFRKEQLKVQLTTSRILRISGERPTGDNKWKRFNKEVHVTSNVDMKEMTAKFEGGILYIRQPKLITPAEPAATAAPAEPAAPAEQLQDQQGPTGGNMEKKEEGEMDRKEKDEISAESNEERKGKWWMNELREQVGVRIQLFKELSKPEKLRRLAVYVVLLLILVFQITKMFKSFTKVEEQTVLEFNHQEF, translated from the exons ATGATGATGGCCAATACTGTAGAGCGCAAGTATGAAGATTTCGATCCTGTTTCGGACTTGTTATCTGAAAAAGAGTGCGACACCTTGCTTCTTTATCTCCCAG GTTTTAGGAAGGAGCAACTGAAGGTTCAATTAACCACATCTCGCATCCTAAGGATCAGTGGTGAACGTCCTACTGGGGATAACAAATGGAAGCGATTTAACAAGGAAGTTCACGTGACATCCAACGTTGATATGAAGGAGATGACTGCTAAGTTTGAAGGAGGCATACTTTACATCAGGCAACCAAAGTTGATCACACCAGCAGAACCTGCAGCAACTGCGGCACCAGCAGAACCTGCAGCACCAGCAGAACAGCTACAAGATCAACAAGGTCCAACTGGGGGAAATATGGAGAAGAAAGAAGAGGGTGAAATGGATAGGAAAGAAAAAGATGAGATTTCAGCCGAGAGTAAtgaggaaaggaaaggaaaatggTGGATGAATGAGCTGCGCGAACAAGTTGGGGTTCGCATTCAGCTTTTCAAGGAGCTAAGTAAACCAGAAAAACTGAGAAGGCTCGCTGTTTATGTCGTTTTGTTGCTGATACTTGTCTTTCAAATCACCAAGATGTTCAAATCATTCACCAAGGTTGAGGAGCAAACTGTTTTGGAATTCAATCATCAAGAATTTTAA
- the LOC110776643 gene encoding pollen-specific leucine-rich repeat extensin-like protein 1 → MMANVVNPSRVYEDYDPPSDLVPEERCDTILIYLPGYKKEQLRVQLTTSRILKISGERQIGDNKWRRFNKEFRVPANCDTKDITAKFEGGILYIRQPKLITPAGPPEQPADKVKSASAASASEALKPPSSQQAPGLPPPPPPQQAPGLPPPPPPPPPHQHAPRNMPQPQQQLRASDLPQPQPQPQPQAPLLQPQLQKHAPQKGSEEEKMKRTVKEEDTISKEKRGNFPKKDEQGKDQCGLSHKPKQMVGTRARGFYRELRMPENLKRLVVSVILVLSIGLYTTYMFKSFARDDNEL, encoded by the exons ATGATGGCCAATGTTGTTAATCCAAGCCGCGTGTATGAAGATTACGACCCTCCATCTGATCTCGTTCCAGAAGAACGATGTGACACTATCCTCATTTATCTCCCTG GGTATAAGAAGGAGCAACTGAGAGTTCAATTAACAACATCGCGCATTCTGAAGATAAGTGGAGAACGCCAAATTGGTGACAACAAATGGAGGCGTTTTAACAAGGAATTTCGTGTCCCAGCTAATTGTGACACCAAAGATATCACGGCTAAATTTGAGGGTGGCATACTTTATATCAGGCAGCCGAAATTGATCACCCCTGCAGGACCACCTGAACAGCCTGCAGACAAAGTAAAATCAGCATCAGCAGCATCAGCATCAGAAGCTCTAAAGCCCCCATCATCACAACAAGCCCCTGGtctaccaccaccaccaccacctcaacaAGCTCCTGGTCtgcctccaccaccacctccacctccaccgCATCAGCATGCTCCTCGTAATATGCCTCAACCTCAACAGCAGCTACGAGCTTCTGATCTACCACAGCCTCAGCCTCAGCCTCAACCACAAGCTCCCTTGCTACAACCTCAGTTGCAGAAGCATGCTCCTCAAAAGGGTTCGGAGGAGGAGAAGATGAAGAGAACGGTAAAAGAGGAAGATACAATTTCGAAAGAGAAGAGAGGAAATTTTCCTAAAAAGGATGAACAAGGAAAAGATCAATGTGGATTATCACATAAGCCAAAACAAATGGTTGGTACAAGAGCAAGAGGGTTTTATAGAGAGCTGAGGATGCCAGAAAATCTCAAAAGGCTGGTTGTTTCTGTTATACTTGTTCTCAGCATTGGCCTCTATACTACCTACATGTTCAAATCATTCGCGAGGGATGACAATGAACTATAA
- the LOC110776646 gene encoding double-stranded RNA-binding protein 1 → MYKSKLQELCVVKSWTYPKYSPIKDGPDHNPRFRASVFVNGATFDSPTFCKSVKEAQNKAAEAALIHFISLSSARFPYSLPPGHVTSEDGFKMMETNKSILPAEAKEVTKKKPELEKQEEHKSNTSVVVRSCNFKTSQSVANLQEREIEASELDMNSLSLEKSPQDTGPKSAQGGAASESIKHPKINPAEVGSPSLKGEGKLMREKAEKSSDLKKEKDPEVSSYLLSNRIRVYSYVPEIANLPKGVTVLQVCENKWVAMSLDFPNEKGK, encoded by the exons ATGTACAAATCAAAGTTACAAGAATTGTGCGTAGTGAAATCGTGGACATATCCAAAATATTCACCCATCAAGGATGGCCCTGATCACAATCCGCGCTTCAGAGCCTCAGTGTTCGTCAATGGAGCCACCTTTGATTCACCCACTTTCTGCAAGTCGGTGAAAGAGGCTCAGAATAAAGCTGCTGAGGCGGCCTTGATTCATTTCATCTCTCTGTCTTCTGCTCGCTTTCCATACAGTCTACCTCCAG GCCATGTAACCTCCGAAGATGgatttaagatgatggaaaccAATAAAAGTATACTTCCTGCTGAAGCCAAAGAAG TCACCAAGAAAAAGCCAGAGTTAGAGAAACAAGAAGAGCACAAGAGCAATACTTCCGTTGTGGTCAGAAGTTGCAATTTCAAGACCTCACAGTCTGTTGCTAATCTACAGGAAAGAGAGATTGAAGCTTCCGAACTTGATATGAATTCACTGTCCCTTGAAAAATCTCCACAG GACACTGGACCTAAGTCAGCTCAAGGAGGGGCGGCTTCCGAATCCATAAAGCATCCAAAGATCAATCCTGCAGAAGTTGGTTCTCCTTCTCTCAAGG GTGAAGGGAAATTGATGagggaaaaagctgaaaaatcATCTGATTTGAAGAAGGAGAAAGATCCTGAAGTGAGCAGTTACTTGCTTTCCAACCGCATCAGAGTTTACTCGTATGTTCCAGAAATAGCTAATCTTCCCAAGGGGGTAACTGTGCTGCAAGTTTGTGAGAACAAATGGGTTGCTATGAGCCTGGATTTCCCAAACGAGAAAGGCAAATAA
- the LOC130461402 gene encoding uncharacterized protein: MYQRLLGPFEKVRWRRLIWQNKASPKSLFITWVAIWGRLPTLDRLLRWKVVASNICPLCRNQSESVQHLFFECGYSAVIWSHVLRSLQFTRTVGKFDYEMTWMMKAAKRIGDRFKLLINYFAECIYGIWLQRNAKVFTGSCRSPHEMLKDIKFRVACRATDRQQQLLLD; this comes from the coding sequence ATGTATCAGAGGTTATTGGGGCCATTTGAGAAAGTCAGATGGAGAAGGCTTATCTGGCAGAACAAGGCTTCTCCAAAAAGCTTATTCATTACTTGGGTGGCTATTTGGGGTAGGCTTCCTACACTTGATAGGCTGTTAAGGTGGAAAGTGGTGGCTAGCAACATTTGCCCTTTGTGTAGAAATCAGTCAGAATCTGTTCAACATCTGTTTTTTGAGTGTGGTTACTCTGCAGTCATTTGGTCTCATGTTTTGAGAAGCTTGCAGTTTACTAGAACAGTGGGGAAGTTTGATTATGAAATGACTTGGATGATGAAAGCTGCAAAGAGAATAGGAGATAGGTTTAAGTTGTTGATCAACTACTTTGCTGAATGTATCTATGGTATATGGCTTCAAAGGAATGCTAAGGTGTTCACTGGCTCTTGTAGAAGTCCCCATGAAATGCTGAAGGATATCAAGTTTAGAGTAGCTTGTAGGGCTACTGATAGACAACAACAGTTGTTGCTTGATTAG
- the LOC110776645 gene encoding 5-methyltetrahydropteroyltriglutamate--homocysteine methyltransferase, giving the protein MNQISVSSFAPFASSLSFISLRSFSLSSTLSTKPRFSFSYLRLSLRASTRTMASHIVGYPRMGPKRELKFALESFWDGKINAEELQNVAHSLRTSIWKEMADAGIKYIPSNTFSYYDQLLDTTAMLGAVPPRYGWNGGEIGFDVYFSMARGNATVPAMEMTKWFDTNYHYIVPELGPDMQFTYASHKAVDEYKEAKALGVETVPVMVGPVSYLLSSKPAKGIEKSFPLLSLLDKILPVYKEVISELKAAGASWIQFDEPKLVMDLDAHQLQAFTRAYTELESSLSGLNVLIETYFADVPAEAYKTLTSLKGVTAFGFDLVRGTKTLDLVKGGFPPGKYLFAGVVDGRNIWANDLAGSLSSLQALEGIVGKDKLVVSTSCSLLHTAVDLVNETKLDSELKSWLAFAAQKIVEVNALAKALSGEKDEAIFSANSAAQASRKSSPRVTNEAVQKAAAALRGSDHRRTTNVSTRLEAQQKKLNLPLLPTTTIGSFPQTMDLRRVRREFKASKVSEEEYVKAIKEEIRKVVELQEELDIDVLVHGEPERNDMVEYFGEQLSGFAFTVNGWVQSYGSRCVKPPIIYGDVSRPNAMTVFWSTMAQSMTKRPMKGMLTGPVTILNWSFVRNDQPRFETCYQIALAIKDEVEDLEKSDITVIQIDEAALREGLPLRKSDQSFYLDWAVHSFRITNCGVQDTTQIHTHMCYSNFNDIIHSIINMDADVITIENSRSDEKLLSVFREGVKYGAGIGPGVYDIHSPRIPSTEEIVDRVTKMLAVLESHVLWVNPDCGLKTRKYAEVKPALSNMVAAAKAVRTQFANAK; this is encoded by the exons ATGAACCAAATCTCAGTATCTTCCTTCGCGCCGTTTGCATCTTCTCTTTCCTTCATTTCACTTCGTTCCTTCTCTCTTTCCTCTACTTTGTCCACCAAACCTCGTTTCTCCTTCTCATATCTCCGTCTTTCACTTCGTGCTAG TACAAGAACAATGGCGTCTCACATTGTAGGGTACCCTCGTATGGGACCTAAGAGAGAACTGAAGTTTGCATTAGAATCCTTTTGGGATGGGAAGATCAATGCCGAGGAATTGCAAAATGTTGCACATAGTTTAAGGACCTCAATCTGGAAGGAGATGGCTGATGCTGGGATTAAGTACATTCCTAGTAACACCTTCTCATACTATGATCAATTGTTGGACACCACCGCGATGCTTGGTGCTGTTCCCCCAAGATATGGATGGAACGGTGGAGAGATTGGATTTGATGTTTACTTTTCGATGGCTAGGGGTAACGCCACTGTCCCGGCTATGGAGATGACTAAGTGGTTCGACACCAACTA CCACTACATTGTCCCTGAATTGGGTCCTGACATGCAATTTACATATGCCTCTCACAAGGCAGTGGATGAATATAAGGAGGCCAAGGCT cTTGGAGTTGAGACTGTGCCAGTGATGGTTGGCCCAGTGTCTTACCTGTTGTCATCAAAGCCAGCCAAAGGAATTGAGAAGTCATTTCCTCTTCTTTCTCTACTCGACAAAATTCTTCCTGTCTATAA GGAAGTTATCTCTGAACTTAAGGCTGCTGGTGCATCCTGGATTCAGTTTGATGAACCCAAGCTCGTCATGGACCTCGATGCACATCAATTGCAAGCCTTCACGCGCGCCTATACGGAGCTAGAGTCTTCTTTATCAGGCTTGAATGTTCTTATCGAAACCTACTTTGCTGATGTTCCAGCAGAGGCTTACAAAACTCTCACCTCATTGAAGGGTGTAACTGCTTTTGGATTTGATCTTGTCCGTGGCACAAAGACTCTTGACTTGGTCAAGGGTGGATTTCCTCCTGGAAAGTATCTCTTTGCTGGAGTTGTGGATGGGAGGAACATTTGGGCTAATGACCTTGCAGGTTCTCTTAGCAGCTTACAGGCTCTTGAGGGGATTGTCGGAAAAG ACAAGCTTGTTGTATCTACCTCATGCTCTCTTCTTCACACTGCTGTTGATCTGGTGAATGAAACTAAGTTAGACTCAGAGCTCAAGTCATGGCTTGCTTTTGCTGCTCAGAAAATTGTTGAGGTGAATGCCTTGGCTAAGGCATTGTCTGGTGAAAAAGATGAG GCCATTTTTTCAGCAAATTCTGCCGCTCAGGCTTCAAGAAAGTCTTCGCCTAGAGTGACTAACGAAGCAGTTCAGAAGGCA GCTGCTGCCTTGAGGGGATCTGATCATCGCCGCACCACAAATGTGAGTACCAGGCTGGAGGCTCAACAGAAGAAGTTAAACCTTCCTCTATTACCAACCACCACTATTGGTTCTTTCCCTCAAACCATGGATCTCAGAAGAGTCCGCCGTGAATTCAAGGCTAGCAA GGTCTCTGAGGAAGAGTATGTCAAGGCTATTAAGGAAGAGATTCGCAAGGTTGTGGAACTCCAAGAAGAGCTTGACATAGATGTTTTGGTCCATGGAGAACCAGAG AGGAATGACATGGTTGAGTACTTCGGGGAGCAACTATCTGGTTTCGCTTTCACGGTTAACGGGTGGGTCCAATCTTATGGGTCTCGTTGTGTCAAGCCTCCCATCATCTATGGTGATGTAAGTCGGCCGAATGCCATGACAGTCTTCTGGTCCACAATGGCCCAGAGCATGACTAAGCGGCCCATGAAGGGGATGCTTACTGGCCCTGTTACGATTTTGAACTGGTCTTTTGTCCGAAACGATCAACCTAG GTTTGAGACTTGCTATCAGATTGCCCTGGCCATCAAGGATGAGGTTGAGGATCTTGAGAAATCTGATATCACTGTCATCCAAATTGATGAGGCCGCTTTGAGAGAGGGTTTGCCTTTGAGGAAGTCCGACCAGTCTTTCTACTTGGATTGGGCCGTCCACTCATTCAGGATAACCAATTGTGGGGTTCAAGACACAACTCAG ATTCACACCCACATGTGCTACTCAAATTTCAACGACATTATCCACTCAATCATCAACATGGACGCTGATGTGATCACCATCGAGAACTCGAGATCAGATGAGAAACTCCTTTCTGTGTTTCGTGAGGGTGTCAAATATGGTGCTGGCATTGGCCCAGGTGTTTATGACATCCACTCTCCAAGAATCCCGTCCACCGAAGAAATTGTAGACCGTGTCACCAAAATGCTTGCAGTCCTTGAATCTCATGTTCTTTGGGTTAACCCTGACTGTGGTTTGAAGACACGGAAGTATGCTGAAGTCAAGCCAGCCCTTAGCAACATGGTTGCTGCTGCCAAGGCTGTTCGCACCCAGTTTGCCAACGCTAAGTGA